Within Bactrocera oleae isolate idBacOlea1 chromosome 6, idBacOlea1, whole genome shotgun sequence, the genomic segment ctttttatatttaagtgttTGTTTCTGTTTAGGTTTGACTTTTAagttttattcaattttctGTATGTTGCGTTTTGGAGATTTTTTTGGTGATTTCTTGCCTataaaatagaagaaaataagataaaattaaaataaatcaaaaaaggcTGCACAAagctaaattatattaaaatatataaagagaatacaaataatttatgcttagacactaatttgtagttctccatacatatacaagtatcaaATACACTTTGAATAAATACTAAAGTAGCAAAGTCGTTAGCAAAAATAAGCAAAACGAAATTCGGACGTAAAAAGCATTTAAATGTAGAGCAAGATAACTCCACAAATTtgtcatttaattaattatgattatacaatttttattttaatatcgtCTAAGTCTTCATCAAGACTTCGCGCACGTAGTAGATGTAAGGTGAACTTTAATAGGTGCAAAAATTGGTTGTGGTCTGTACGTAGACACAAATAAGCAGCGAATTGGTGAGTAAGAGAAAAGTTTAAATGTTAACATACACCAAAATACATATAGTATTAGTAGAGGAAGGAGTGATGTGCAATGGagcaataataaattattaactgtACAAAATTACACACAAAAACTCAaatctttaaacaaaaaaaacagtgTAGTTCAAACGAAACTTTTAAATGACATAAACGGAGTATATTAgcaacaattataaaaataatttataggcGTAAtgcaatatctcaaaaaaaaattaacaaaaaccatCGAAGCAGTTTGAAGTTTTAAACATTGCAAAAAAATCAGGCGCTAAATATTGCCGAGTCAAAATAGCAAAGTAATTTTCATACTAAATAGCTCACCTTTTTGTTCGTGCTTCGGCGAATTATTGGCATTTTGTGCATTGCCCTTTTTGCTCGGTGATTCTGTTGACTTATTATACTTGTCTTGAGCACGCTAAAGCGTAAAGAATAAATAGTTAATTTATGTGTGAAAGTTAGTAAGCGCAACAGATCAAACTTACATGCCACAACATGCAACCGTAAACAAAGGCCACGGATAAGATAACTTGTGTAATTAGCCACAAGACAATATTAATGCCTTGAGTACGTTCGAAGAGTTCTTTGCCATTCTTTAGGCAAAGTATTGCTTCTGAGACCATAATAGCGCCATACACCCAACATTGGGTACCAACACGTTTGCAACGCGTGTCCGTCACATAAGTGTAGTATTgtctataaaaataaacaaaaatacaaaatgttaaaaaatacaaagagATTTGTATAAAATAGCAATGTTTGCTTACCTCACTGAGGGCGCTACGAAGAGACCAATGAATACCAGACGTCCAACGACAAGATAATGATCTGGTggcatttcaaaaatatgcttAAGGAAGAATGTATTCAGTTCAGTCacctattaaattttgttgtaaactTTTACTATAAATTCGAACTCCGAAAGAAATGTGTGAAAATACCTGCCAAAATATAACCAGCTGACACACAGCCGCAAAACGCATCGCTGTCGACTTGGGATCCAGCCATCGTATCGATGTGAAACTTTCTGGTGTGAATTGCAATACAACACGCTTAATTTTACCCGTAGTCGATGAGATATCCTTAATGCTCGCCCATTTATATTCGCGCATTTCAAGTGCTTTGCAAATTCTCAAACCCACCCAAATGCCTAGGCCATTGCAAATGAGCACATCCAAAATGAGCGCATCCCACCAACACTCAACGAAATTCGGCAGCAAATGCGCGAAAGTGACTTCTGTAATCTCCCACATGACGGAGATGGCCCACAAAATGCCAGCGTGACGTATGAGCACAGCCTTAAAGGCCCAGCCGAGAAAATGCCCCCATGCGAATACGTCGATTGTGCTGTAAATGCGATCAAAGCTAAGATCTGAGCAATTGGCACCAtattcctaaaaaaaaaaaacaaaaaagaaatcatGTTTATTTGCTATTTGCTGTTACATGGCGCACTAACCTTTTCCATGTTGATGTGAAAGTCTTTCAATTTCGGATCCAGCCAATAGAATATATTCATGATCGTCTTGTAATTTTGAAACATGAAAAACTGCAGCATTAGCAGATATAACACCGAACAGCCGAATATAATACGCCATACTGCCGGATGTGGACGGGTGAATGGACCGTTTGGGAATGCCAATAATGAGATGATTAAGAAGAAAAACACCGCACACAAGATACCAGCCCAAATGTTATCCTCAATATTTGTTTCATTTctgaaaattatgtatatattaaaaatttgcattatattagcgaaatttaaataaaatataatacaatgagACTAGTAAAATTTAGAGAGTAGTTGGGTTTATTTGTTGTTCGTATGTGAATAATGTGGCAAAacttaggtgaccatatttttCCCGGCAAAATCCGGCACGGtttttttagtcatcgattttttccttattataattcactaaaaatcgcgacatataataattaaacaattcattctttttttttaatttctaagcatGGGAAGGTcgggacgcttaactcggaatccgGAATAGTCAGCTAAAGCTAAACGGATTATAAATGTGAGCCGGAGAAACGGAGACGGATTTTCGTGGTTAAGGGGTTACATTGGTCTTgcaacttacaaaaaaaaatcgattttttttatttattcaattgtaAAACTCATTAagaatattttccgaaaatttcaAGCCGATGTGAGCCAAattgtcaaatatatatatatgaaccgATCCGCGTGAAATTTTGCATGCATCTTTTAAACATGTTTGACTACTGATTTTATCAATTACAATTTAGTTGAGATGGTAATACGTGACCAAATTTAGTGCAAAAGTGCATATAATTtgcgaaaaatgcaaaaaaaaattccaagttttcttaaaatccTTCGTTCCAGCAGTAGCTATGCTCAACTACTAAAAAaacttttggttttttgatttcagATAAAAATTACTTCAATTACAGTGACTAACGTGAGTACACTTCTTTGACGCTGACGTTAGTTACTGTCAACGGctgaatttacaatatttttttataaaagtttttgtaaatgaTGCTgacattatatacacatacgtgtaacaagaaaaaaaaatactaatattgtagcttcaaaaaaaaaaaaaaaactatctgAAAATCACTTTATTTTAAGTTACAAAACCCATGTAATAACCCCTTAACGATTACAACAGTTTGCTGTTATCAGTTGATATGACATTTGAACTAATATGCGGAcacataaaatcaattaaatatttgttgtttttagagTTATGAAGTTGTATGTTCAACAAAGGATTAAATCATGTGaaacaaagagaaaaaaattatataaaattatattttacaatttaggtttcaaatataatttaaacaaatgtgTTTAAAATAGTCATTTCATAGAATATAAGTTAAATATCACCCTCAATATAATGATACCACTGATAGCTGtgtcaattttgattattttatctttttactGTCAGTAGCATAAATCTGGctttagaatttatttattgggaattactattttaaaaagCTATTGATGAAAATAAAACCATTATTTTTCATAACGTGCTCCTACTGCTATTTAacgataattttaatatattttaataatactacaataatttcaattgtagAATATAGTTGCTGGGCGGAAGCACCTAAAAAAACTCATCCGATGAGGAAGTCTATTTTAGTatctacatatctacatacataagttgtaTACAGTTTCAAAAACTTCGCTCACGTGTgattatacatacgtatataaatatatatttataattatagcaatgttaaaaaattatgtatgtattacaatATCTACTGTAATTAAATATTGGCATCGAGCCAAATAAAGCgtacatacaaaaattactATTACATTAGATAAATACATTATTCACAAATGGCAAACGTTAAAAAGCGCGTAGATGCGAATTACTGAGACTCATTGGCGCCTGTCAcacgttcaatatttattgtgatatttgaATCGTGATCCATACTGATGTTTGTTGGATCGCGAGTGAATGCTACACGTTAATTATCATgtcgatattttatttatttgaaataaattgagtTTTTGAAACAAATATGTTGAAGAACAGTTTTGcttcaataaattgtttatttttttgtccgatttttattaaaattgtattatatacttatttttatgtataaaaaaatgcatgttTTTCAAAGATTCGGTGAATTCTTCGCCATGGTAGGTAGTATTTTTTTGAGCCAATGATTTTGTGGAATTTTTTTCATCaacttttcataaaaaaaccggacaaaacaaatttaataaagccaaactattttttaacatacatatttgtttcaaaagctcgatttatttcgaataaatactGACGTAATAATTATTGAACATATAGCATTCACTCGCGATCCATTAATCATCAGTATGGATCACGATtcaaatatcacaataaatattgaacgtgTGACAGGCGCTATTTGTTGTGAGAAGATCCGCATCTGTTTGTTTGCTTTGCTTGTTTTGTGATGACGACTGTTTAAATAGAACATTTTTGAGATTAGTAATAGTGTTTTGTTTTGGAGGTTAGCAACCAATCCAAAAAAGTCAAATTTATGACCTACGAGAGTTcgtgaatacatttttttagtcTTGTATTTCTGTGTATAGTAACAGATAAACTGAtgcttaatatatacatacatatgtataatatatcgtATCGTcccacaaaatcaaaataaaataataataccaaatacatatgtatatgtatgtatgatttttaaaattacagttaaaaaaaattactttaaaaaaacatataccaaaaacaaaatacatctATATTagttttacacatatttatcAATTTCACAATCTACCATTCGAtacgaatttttaaatctttcatTGATGAAAATTCAAACGTACTTCGAATTGTCGAACTGACATGATGGCACGTGTGACCcatgaaagtaaaaaatattcacaaaaagaGAGACGTGATATTTGGCAAAGATTTCAATTGAGAAGAAGGAAAACAAAGCTATTATTTTTGCGCATgcatttattaaattgttttttcaaCACCCAAATTGAACAAAGAAAAGTTGTCATTCGATTCACAATCAGCATGCAAATTATAACGGCACGTTTTTGTTTAATCAATACATCTAACTATTAGTTTTAGCAAGATTACGAAATTGTCATCGGCTTCATGGTGTTTACAGAAATGGcacaaacaattcaacatttatcAAGTGTTATGCTATCGAATCGCTCTAATGGATTTCCTATGgaaataatgaatttttcgAAACTTACGCATCCATTTGGACTGATAGGGAGGGAACTTGTTTGATAGATTGTAAAATTGTcctttaaattgttgttgcatatcCTGTATTGATTTCGCCACACTTTGCAATAGCGAATTTTTTGACattacaaatgcattttttggaTCACTTTATATTCCTTCTTGCTTCCTTCAGGTTGTAACAAAACTTTAATTGCCACCATCAATTGTTGCGGTTTAGAATTAATGTAAGTCAAAATTTACCGGCTAATAATTTAATAgacatttcaaaaaatttacttcagttttttctcttttaattttGATTACTTTTTCGGAAGCACGTTTTGTTGTGCCTTGAATAGCTAAACAGTTTTGTGTTATTGAAGGAAgggtgtatatatatgtatgtagaaacacATTCACCTTGCTGACAGGCAGTAAAAGGCAATAAGTCAAGGTATATGtgaaaacatacatttttggtGCAATGTACAACTTATTTGGGACCACCAACTAATGTGTTATGAGCAGGGagcggtaaaaaaaaataaatacaaacttatGCAACGTCAAAATGCATTCAAGATTTGCTTATTaaggacaacaacaaaaaaaatgtcatcACAGTATAATAGCAACAATTGATGGAATTAGAATTTCTGGTATAGGTCCATAAGGTAGTAAGTTATACGCTGTTTTAATGAAAGGATATAACAGTTGCGCACATGTTTTTGTTTCAGCCACTTGCAAGCATTGTTTAAATATCTACTATATTTATAGTTTCATATGTTTTCGCACTCACCTGACATAGGCCAAGAACATCATACATAGTACAGATATTGCAAATAGAGTTATTGTATGCGGTTTATAAAAGAAATCAAGCGAAATATCGTCCACCGGCCGTTCATTTACAATCACAAACGTCTCAGCGTATTCGTCCAGTTCTTTATCTTTTGAAATGGACGTGGAATTACGTGGTTTCGATGATTTTTCGTAGGCATCATTGCTGTTGGCTGCACTTTGAGATTCAGCGCCACTTTCATCGGCCGAACTGTTGCCGTCCGAACCACCCATTCgtttcttcatatttttttatattatgataTTAATGTTTGATGATTTCCTTTCAACCTTTATTATTTACGTGTACTTTCACAATTTCCATACAATCACCACCGATTATCACACCATCCAGTTATCACTGTTGATTTTTGCTTTGAGTTGCGCAATGCGTGCCGCTTGTCACACGAAACGTTCAGTAATAACACCAACGTATACCATACGATAGAACTTTAGTttctgaaaaattgtaaataaataaaattggtgAACTCGGAAATTTtgaaagagaacaactgatatCTTATCACTACTTTTAACACACCGTACGTGTTTTCAAACCATCCGTGGAATACGCTAGCAGAGATAAAACGCTAGCTTTTGGGGAAATAAGCATGTGTCTTATGCTTCAGTTAGTCACCGACGGGCCGCCCCCCTTGGTTTCAAACGACATATATCGATAGTTATGCCCGTGgtggcaacgtagaaatcagttgttctcttgtATTCACATCTGAGCAATGTTGCTTCTagcttttcagttataatttttcgtaatttaaaatatcaaaactaaaatccaactattcaAATAGTctatctatttataaataattgtattcgactgtgattttgagttagcttaagaatatttcaaatatggtgagtgttcattaacattgcgctctcataagataggtcgtatcagttTTTCGTTGATTCGGCTTACGGGTTTGCGTCGGTAACTGTTTCTAgcattattatataattgaatcatgaaCAGTGTTGTAATAAATGTACGGAAGGATAGTAGTTAAATTTTCGTTAGcagtttgaaaacgataatATTTTGCTTATTGAAAATGATGCCAAGTATAAattagctaaaaatatttgtctaaatattatttatttatagcatatCAGTAGAAAAATCTATTGGGTTgagttttttcttatatattgttTTAGAAATGATATTACAACATTGTTCAAAATAACATTTCGCCGCCTTACATTCTGTTTATTATTCTGACATTCGCAATTTTCTTGTTCCCTTCTTAACTCTTTCTAAACATTGAATACACTACGCTTACgaaaaaatatgcttaaatttatataacttcTGGCATTTTAATAACTATAATACCTTAAAATGCCGCGAAATCCAAATGCCGAACGTGACAACCCTTGCTTGCGTGAACAGGAACTGTCTTTTAAGTGCCTTAATAAATACAACTACGATAGGGATAAATGTGAAGTATATTTTGCCAACTATAATAACTGCAAGGATTTTTGGGTATTTATCAAGCAAAAGTCTAAAAAacgtaaatacaatatattgcaaACTTTTTTCAGAATAAAGTACGTACTGACCGTCGAGCAAAAGGAATTGCGCCCTACTTACCCCCAGTGGAAGAGCGTGCAGATATCAAGTCCgaatatatgaaaaccaaacCATCAAAAGACTAGGGTATATTAAAGcgataaaaaacaaattgaaaatgttgttagtttttatatgtaatttttaatattcaattttaaaataacattacttttggttataaattatgtattgaTGCCGCgtcaacaatttttaaatttggtataacttcTTGTAACATGGAGTATGCCAATTCAAACTCCAAAGTTTCTTTAGGGTCGTTAACAATTAACAGTTTCAAAGTTGGTAAGCGATATAAACACGAAAGGCCATTTACCGTGCAACTTGTATTTGAAATATCTAAAACTTCCAATTTTGGATAACCAGAACTAGACACTCGATCTAAACACCAATCATCAAATGTGTGTACATTATGAAATGACAGAAATTTCATTTCCTGTAAAGTACATAAATTCTCTATTCCTTCGTAATATAGAGTCATGTTATCACATCGAAGCCCCTCGATTTTGAAGCCCGGATGGTATTTGTTTGGCAAATTGAATTCGCCATCGTCGTTTGCTCGCATCCAGCTACGTTCGTGTAAGAATTTAACTGCACCACCGCGATATAAAATGAAATGTGCAGCCGCTAGTTCGGGTCCTAGTATTTCATGTCGCTCCTGCACATACTTTTGCATATGTTTTTCAACACGTTCATTTCGTTTGCGCCACCATTCCTTTAACGCGCTTGGGCTCAGATTAATTGGTGTTTGCATCATAATTATATAATCAGAAGTTTGTTCTGAATTGTCGAAAACTTTTAGTTTACTATTCCAATCACCGGGTCTTTCCCCTATTCGTTTTCGCCATTGCAGTCTCTCCTTATCTGCAGTTAATTCTTCCTTTATACGGTCCAAGGTTCCACTTCTCGTACTTTCTTGAGGTGTATTAGGTTGTGAAGAAAAATGCTGTAAACGTAAGACAACATTGGCTATGCAGGTTTGTCGATTCGTAGTAGTTATAATATGtcgaaacattttattttattcaaatatcacTAAATTGCATTATATTTGTGAACTTCATAAACGCATACAtttgtttcaataatttttcaataatcaACATTTTGACAGTCAGATGTTTTACATGCTGATTCTTTACGTCGTAGTGGTAGCACTGAAATTCCCGTCAAACAACTTGGTCTCATTGGAAATACGccattttttctttcttctctTCACACGACGTTGACAAACGTTTTGCTAGTTTTTCTCcagaatattttctaaattggtGCAGAGTGTAATTTTAGTAATGCtgtgaaaactaaaatattacttaatatataaaatctatttgcaccaaaataattgcaaacatCTTCACTGTGTGTATTTCatcgattttataaatattcggTTGTAAATcggctaaattttgtgaaatatacCGCAGATCAAAATAAGTTAGCTGTTTGGCTTATTTGTCGTGTGAAGGACGAACCAAATCCGAGACAAAAGAACGACAGACTTCAGCAAACATAATTTTGCTGATCACATTTATTTGATAATTTACCAGATTTTG encodes:
- the Pss gene encoding phosphatidylserine synthase isoform X1; protein product: MKKRMGGSDGNSSADESGAESQSAANSNDAYEKSSKPRNSTSISKDKELDEYAETFVIVNERPVDDISLDFFYKPHTITLFAISVLCMMFLAYVRNETNIEDNIWAGILCAVFFFLIISLLAFPNGPFTRPHPAVWRIIFGCSVLYLLMLQFFMFQNYKTIMNIFYWLDPKLKDFHINMEKEYGANCSDLSFDRIYSTIDVFAWGHFLGWAFKAVLIRHAGILWAISVMWEITEVTFAHLLPNFVECWWDALILDVLICNGLGIWVGLRICKALEMREYKWASIKDISSTTGKIKRVVLQFTPESFTSIRWLDPKSTAMRFAAVCQLVIFWQVTELNTFFLKHIFEMPPDHYLVVGRLVFIGLFVAPSVRQYYTYVTDTRCKRVGTQCWVYGAIMVSEAILCLKNGKELFERTQGINIVLWLITQVILSVAFVYGCMLWHRAQDKYNKSTESPSKKGNAQNANNSPKHEQKGKKSPKKSPKRNIQKIE
- the Pss gene encoding phosphatidylserine synthase isoform X2, translating into MDANETNIEDNIWAGILCAVFFFLIISLLAFPNGPFTRPHPAVWRIIFGCSVLYLLMLQFFMFQNYKTIMNIFYWLDPKLKDFHINMEKEYGANCSDLSFDRIYSTIDVFAWGHFLGWAFKAVLIRHAGILWAISVMWEITEVTFAHLLPNFVECWWDALILDVLICNGLGIWVGLRICKALEMREYKWASIKDISSTTGKIKRVVLQFTPESFTSIRWLDPKSTAMRFAAVCQLVIFWQVTELNTFFLKHIFEMPPDHYLVVGRLVFIGLFVAPSVRQYYTYVTDTRCKRVGTQCWVYGAIMVSEAILCLKNGKELFERTQGINIVLWLITQVILSVAFVYGCMLWHRAQDKYNKSTESPSKKGNAQNANNSPKHEQKGKKSPKKSPKRNIQKIE
- the LOC106614898 gene encoding coiled-coil-helix-coiled-coil-helix domain-containing protein 7 gives rise to the protein MPRNPNAERDNPCLREQELSFKCLNKYNYDRDKCEVYFANYNNCKDFWNKVRTDRRAKGIAPYLPPVEERADIKSEYMKTKPSKD
- the LOC106614897 gene encoding distal membrane-arm assembly complex protein 2 gives rise to the protein MFRHIITTTNRQTCIANVVLRLQHFSSQPNTPQESTRSGTLDRIKEELTADKERLQWRKRIGERPGDWNSKLKVFDNSEQTSDYIIMMQTPINLSPSALKEWWRKRNERVEKHMQKYVQERHEILGPELAAAHFILYRGGAVKFLHERSWMRANDDGEFNLPNKYHPGFKIEGLRCDNMTLYYEGIENLCTLQEMKFLSFHNVHTFDDWCLDRVSSSGYPKLEVLDISNTSCTVNGLSCLYRLPTLKLLIVNDPKETLEFELAYSMLQEVIPNLKIVDAASIHNL